In Artemia franciscana chromosome 8, ASM3288406v1, whole genome shotgun sequence, a genomic segment contains:
- the LOC136030127 gene encoding cuticle protein 7-like, which produces MKVLIISALLATALAAPQQYPKPEYKPEYKAAEYKPAYKAAGDYKYEYAPYQFAWAVKDDYTYNDYAHEQVTDDKGYTKGSYRVLLPDGRVQTVTYTADAYNGYNADVQYTGEAKYPEYKPAYKASYPAPEYKAPAYKAPAYEQKY; this is translated from the exons ATGAAA GTACTCATCATAAGTGCATTGCTAGCTACAGCATTGGCTGCTCCACAACAATACCCAAAGCCTGAATACAAACCAGAATATAAGGCGGCAGAGTACAAACCAGCCTACAAAGCTGCGGGAGAT tacAAATACGAATACGCCCCATATCAATTTGCTTGGGCAGTAAAAGACGACTACACCTACAACGACTACGCTCATGAGCAGGTCACAGACGACAAAGGATATACCAAGGGAAGCTACAGAGTCCTCCTTCCAGACGGACGTGTCCAGACTGTAACCTACACAGCTGACGCCTATAACGGATACAACGCTGATGTCCAATACACTGGTGAAGCCAAATACCCTGAATACAAACCTGCTTATAAAGCTTCCTACCCAGCTCCAGAATATAAAGCACCTGCTTACAAGGCACCAGCATATgagcaaaaatattaa